CATCGACTTTCGATAAAAAGTTCACATTGACCGAGTCATTATTTCTGAAATTATCTATGTGAACATGTTTACAAAGCCCTGATATTTGTTCACCTGTGTaggttttgttaaaaaaaattgctatgcGTTTGATTGTGCCGGGAAGGTCCTGtggagaatttttttatttaattaatacattgAATAACTAAGCATCACATAAATTTGTTTTGCTATGATAAAAGTTTCGCTTCGGGTAATGCTTAGGGTATCAAATCGTATCGTGATCTCATAAATGACTATCACGTTATTTTAAGCTTTTAACAAGATTCTTAAAGTACACTGTACTACAGATGCAATTAAAAAGtcagaaataattaaatgaaagtaATAAACCCGAGatcaaactataaaaatatgtattataattttaattatgcaatttctaatttcatatttatctctataaaaaaaaagtgacctAAATGTGACCTAAAAATGATAAGTCGAATTATCCATGCCTAACTAATTAGCCCTACTGTTTTCTGTCGGTTCGTACCAAGTTCCCTAACACGTTCTATATTAAGTgcaaaatattaaacttaaacaCACTGACTTGTTTGAGTTCCTCATAGAAGAGAAACAGCATGTTTGGATGATTTCTTAAATCCCATGCTTCTTTCACGTGTGATAGGTGGGGTGCTCTTacaactgaaaaaaatattttcattaaattggaTAAGAGAACTAGTTGGTGCCCGGTTGACTTCGCTTCACCTAACTTGTGaagtattgttatttttttctgttgATCTTTTGTTATATATGGTGAGATTCAAATAAAGTGGATCTatgattcaaaatttaattaacttaacCAAAAAGGTCTAAACATACTGCGGCATTTTGAATTTTGGTGTACGTACTAATATTTCTCACTAAATACGGATGTATATTACCTAAACCGACCACACCAATGACgtccacgagtaaattaataattaaagtttatattttcaattgaaCAGCTTAAAATAAGAATTCTGAGCGACCCATGCCTGTGTTATTCCGTTTAGATGAATATTACGACGACAACGTAATGGCAGCCCACCCAGCTTAAGATGTGAGATCGAATTTTCTTTTTAAGGgtggtgggcgagcaaaggctcagccagaaggggtgggatttgctaacagctgcccgagcgcctccgaaatagacctaacagctcaaggacaactgcttcgcgaatgcatctactactggatcggaattgcgacccgctgaggagacccagcgagaaattcagcgggctgatgtatgggatgctctttgccgagttcggaGTACGGTTATCGGGGTCTCTAAGCCTTCGTATAAttttagagctgaaggtgtctaatgcaactTCTATAAGTACTGacggatccgtaatgacgtgactAGGGCGTCACTGgcgactggctcctgcgtggacaggattcggggagtactCAGCGGCGGTAACGATAAGGGATTATGATGACGTATaaaccttatcgaagtaccgttccgacgctgacttcaagGGTTTGCGGATCGTTTCGAGACCCAGGTCGctgtgtaggtcgacgttccttaCGAATCACGGAGCTCCGGCGGCTTATAATCATAATCTGTTTATCTGTTCAAGAAAGATCATTCTTCGTAAAATAATTTCGTGAGCATGTGTTTTTATACATGGAATTGGAACAGACGCATCGCTGGATACGAGTAGGTATACCAGGCACCTAAGGCCACGACGATGTGATTGTTagaatattatatgtttaaaatttttttcatttacaataCATCTTGAGTTTATCTAGAAATAAGTTATTTCAAGAGCTAAATTACCGTTATCGTTCATGTACATGTTCCAGAAAGTTTTAAAGTCTCCTGTATAAAGTGGTACTGAGATAAGGCGGCTAAAATGGTACAGTGAAACTACAAGGTCACGTGGATCTCTTCCAACATATACTACTTTAGCTGTCTCTATCAAATTAGGAGGTAGCATGGATAATGGAAGATGGCTTTTGATGAAACGAGGGTCCGTCGCTGCGGCCAGCAGCTCACAGCCAGGTACTATAACTTTTTCGAATTTCCGTCGGTCTTCTTTATTCATTTCTATCTCTTTGTAGGTCTGCGTTTTTCTGGATGCTAATCCCCAAATAGAGGTTCTGCgaagtttaattaatataaattgttttaattaatgattttttttatacgtaTGTTAATATACTTAGCATATGTTAACACAGTTCAAACGAGACTaggtaaaaatgtttttaaaacgcatatCGATATCATCTGGGTTCTTTGATACTTAGTTTGAATTTTTGAATAATGCCAGTCATACAATATTAATATGCAGTTAATTCGATTCGTTTTATTTGATGtagttatttcatttattaacgTGGGATTGTTCAATAAAAGttagaacataatattatactcAAACACGGATGAAAGTCAGTTACGTGCTATGAACAATTAATCacgtaaaagtaaaaaaacgACTTGGAAAACAGCATCCTATTCTATAAATAGAAGGCTTCAATGACATTTTACCTATTAATTTAGGTTTAAGAAAAGTTTTTCCAGGATagattacttaaattttaatataataatgaaaaatggatccaatatctaaataaaaatataaagcacAATTTAAGATCTAAAATTGCATTCTTTccacttataaaataaattctacCTTATGGCTGCCTAGTCTGGGACGAGACACCTAGAGAAGTTGAATCCGAAACGAAGAAAAATGGTATATTTATGTaagatttttcttatatttttatagtgctTCCAAATCTTTTTGATTTATGATTATACTTCTTTGTTCTTTTGTTACCATTAAAAATTCttcaaattcaaacaaaaaaaaaacaaaaaaaaaattacgcggCAGTTTAATAAAGGATTAATAGTTTGATAGAATAATTTCTGTTTGTTCtcaaatatctttattttttattgcttagatggttggacgagcttacagcctacctggtgttaagtggttactgaagcccatagacatctacaacgtaaatgcgccacccacattgagatataagttctaaggtctcagtatagttacaacggccgccccacctttcaagccgaaacgcattactgcttcgcggcagaaataggcggggtggtggtacctacccgtgcggactcacaagaggtcctactaccagtaattacgcaaattataattttgcgggtttcatttttattacacgatgttattccttcaccgtggaagtcaatcgtgaacatttgttgggtacgtGTTGAGGTTTATTGAGGTTTCTTacttaaaatatagaaaaagcGTGTTTGTTGCCGATTATAGAAATTTACGTACATTGTGCTTAACCATTTTGCAATAATAATGATT
The Bombyx mori chromosome 5, ASM3026992v2 DNA segment above includes these coding regions:
- the LOC101741119 gene encoding sulfotransferase 1B1 isoform X1, which encodes MALNKKCPEIREAGEEESGQLRRLFKTLEDCPGFIRVGPAGYLFSVKFEPEIENIYNIEVRPTDTFIVTFPRSGTTWTQEIVWLLLNDLDYAKAASLHIVERFVNIGTSIWGLASRKTQTYKEIEMNKEDRRKFEKVIVPGCELLAAATDPRFIKSHLPLSMLPPNLIETAKVVYVGRDPRDLVVSLYHFSRLISVPLYTGDFKTFWNMYMNDNVVRAPHLSHVKEAWDLRNHPNMLFLFYEELKQDLPGTIKRIAIFFNKTYTGEQISGLCKHVHIDNFRNNDSVNVNFLSKVDGLIPGEEPFIRKGKVGGWRDYFDEEMTKECERWMAKKVEETGIQFPTYP
- the LOC101741119 gene encoding sulfotransferase 1B1 isoform X2, which translates into the protein MALNKKCPEIREAGEEESGQLRRLFKTLDCPGFIRVGPAGYLFSVKFEPEIENIYNIEVRPTDTFIVTFPRSGTTWTQEIVWLLLNDLDYAKAASLHIVERFVNIGTSIWGLASRKTQTYKEIEMNKEDRRKFEKVIVPGCELLAAATDPRFIKSHLPLSMLPPNLIETAKVVYVGRDPRDLVVSLYHFSRLISVPLYTGDFKTFWNMYMNDNVVRAPHLSHVKEAWDLRNHPNMLFLFYEELKQDLPGTIKRIAIFFNKTYTGEQISGLCKHVHIDNFRNNDSVNVNFLSKVDGLIPGEEPFIRKGKVGGWRDYFDEEMTKECERWMAKKVEETGIQFPTYP